Genomic DNA from Candidatus Cloacimonadota bacterium:
TTTCTTGGGATACAATATAAACGGAAATTATATCACCAACTTTTACTTCTTCACTAAAAGCATGAAGAGGGATAATACCTTCGGCTTTAAACCCGATATCCACGTAAACTTCGTTTGAATCTACTTTGATGATTTTACCATCAATTATGTTACCAACTTTCACGCTCTCCATTGTTTTTTCATACATTGCAATTTCTTTTTGAAGGGCAGAATTGTTGCTTTCAGATTTCTTTTCAGAATCTTCAGCAGGTTTTTCGTCAGAATCCGACTCGGGTTGTTCTGCTTCCAAATCAGATTCTTCTGAGCTCTCGGCAATATCCTCGGGTTTACTTTTAGAGGGTTCTTCTTTTGCCGGTGAATCTTGTGTGAGATTTTTGCTCTCAATCAAGGATTCATCCTGTTTTTCATCAATAGTAATTTTGGACTTATTATTGTCCTCCTTTTCACTTACTTGGTTTACGTTCAATTTTTCCTTTTCATTGACATTAACAGCCATTTTTCCTCCGAATTATTTGAGGATACATAATTTTTAATTTACACATTTAAATTATCCTCACATAGATATTTATTTATTTTATTTTTTACATTATTAATAATCCAAGCAGGAGTTGATGCTCCGGCGCAGATTCCTACCTTCTGATTGGAGCGAAACATTTTATTATGAATTTCATCGGCAGTTTCAATGTGAAAAGATTCACATCTTTCCTGTCTGGCAATTTCTGCAAGACGGGTTGTGTTTGCGCTATTTTTTCCGCCAACAATAAACATAATATCAACTTTTTTTGCAATCATTCTTGTCTCTTCTTGCCGCAATTTTGTTGCATTGCATATTGTTTTTACAACGTGCAATTCGCGACACATTTTTAACAACTTAAAGCCCAGCAATTCAAACGTTTCTTCGCTTTGAGTGGTTTGGGCGATCAAGGCAATTTTCATATCATCCAGTTCCAGCTTCTCATTAGGATTATCAACAACAATAGATTTGTCATCGACATAGCTCAAAAGAGCTTCAACTTCGGGATGAGCCTTTTCGCCCAAAATAACCAGTTGGTAGTCTTTCGCTGTCAATTTTTTCGCAAAATTTTGTGCCTT
This window encodes:
- the ispH gene encoding 4-hydroxy-3-methylbut-2-enyl diphosphate reductase, with product MTKCSIEISEHSGFCFGVERAIQMALQALKEYENVVTLGPIIHNPQMVQYLQKKGLGCVNSIEEITDQVVIIRSHGITNENYKKLQEKNVIIIDATCPIVKKAQNFAKKLTAKDYQLVILGEKAHPEVEALLSYVDDKSIVVDNPNEKLELDDMKIALIAQTTQSEETFELLGFKLLKMCRELHVVKTICNATKLRQEETRMIAKKVDIMFIVGGKNSANTTRLAEIARQERCESFHIETADEIHNKMFRSNQKVGICAGASTPAWIINNVKNKINKYLCEDNLNV